Proteins co-encoded in one Dreissena polymorpha isolate Duluth1 chromosome 12, UMN_Dpol_1.0, whole genome shotgun sequence genomic window:
- the LOC127854019 gene encoding uncharacterized protein LOC127854019 isoform X1 → MAESCISILKLLIMMKRKEIQRGIDQIEHAPQLTEKLKEMQKDIHRLKKENEELQQNRKSTERVNYSHAFNEKKLKKIEKELANTKQELDDANNRLSQLMGRKLTDNNPAIADLNDVNRPQNLGQRYSELYDNQWTDAFGSLQKDPSFEDERQIFDMLLNVLVKAMDFCKRNAEFHKRHITNTLLMRDDEVCQLTSTQSKLIKDVMKVTAPESGMRLFEKYRSELGSENARYARYALLITPYLQECFSICWLMCVQDPPVVFGSLPKHGAAFDKNAYKEFTQSGTNIDFVVWPAMFLFQGGNVLCKGVAQGKKTYTPGNSSSKSAWSSSPEDLKYDSYARKHEDKIRSRDTRSAGTSKTPAYGSHTTKGEDNIRSRNTPDFQSTTMHSSRSYDWRNRYSDARIPQYILDNFEMWSRIYPANDRKLMEAMGRDNYFRCVEYFKQKGYF, encoded by the exons ATGGCGGAATCGTGTATAAGCATCCTTAAGCTGCTTATTATGATGAAAAGGAAGGAGATACAAAGAGGAATAGATCAG ATCGAACATGCTCCTCAACTGACAGAAAAGCTTAAGGAAATGCAGAAAGACATACACAGACTCAAAAAAGAAAACGAAG AACTGCAGCAAAACAGAAAAAGTACTGAACGGGTTAATTATAGTCACGCGTTTAACGAGAAAAAACTGAAGAAAATCGAAAAGGAGCTTGCGAATACGAAACAAGAATTGGATGACGCAAACAATAG ACTGAGTCAACTTATGGGGAGAAAATTGACAGACAACAATCCGGCTATCGCCGATCTGAACGACGTCAACAGACCTCAGAATCTTGGTCAGCGATATTCAGAATTGTACGACAATCAATGGACCGATGCCTTCGGTTCTTTACAGAAGGATCCTTCTTTTGAAGACGAGAGACAAATTTTTGACATGCTTCTAAACGTTCTTGTG AAAGCCATGGACTTTTGTAAAAGAAATGCTGAGTTTCACAAACGTCATATTACAAATACGCTTCTAATGCGAGACGATGAG GTATGTCAATTGACATCAAcgcaatcaaaattaattaaagacGTTATGAAAGTAACAGCTCCTGAATCAGGCATGCGTCTTTTCGAG AAATATCGGTCTGAGCTAGGCAGTGAAAATGCCAGGTATGCAAGATATGCGCTATTAATCACCCCATACCTGCAAGAATGTTTCTCCATCTGCTGGCTGATGTGTGTACAAGATCCACCAGTCGTGTTTGGGTCACTTCCCAAACATGGTGCAGCATTCGACAAGAACGCTTACAAGGAGTTCACACAGAGTGGTACCAACATTGACTTCGTGGTCTGGCCTGCGATGTTCTTATTTCAAGGTGGTAATGTTCTTTGCAAGGGTGTTGCTCAGGGCAAGAAAACATACACACCAGGCAACTCAAGTTCAAAGTCTGCTTGGTCATCGTCGCCTGAAGATCTGAAGTATGATTCGTATGCTAGGAAACACGAGGACAAAATACGCAGTCGAGACACAAGATCTGCTGGAACGTCGAAAACACCAGCTTATGGTTCTCATACTACTAAAGGTGAAGATAATATTCGAAGTCGAAACACACCTGATTTTCAGAGCACTACAATGCACTCCAGCAGGTCATACGATTGGCGTAATAGGTACAGCGATGCTCGTATACCACAATACATATTAGACAACTTTGAAATGTGGTCCCGAATATATCCAGCAAATGATCGCAAATTGATGGAGGCGATGGGGAGAGATAATTATTTCCGCTGTGttgaatatttcaaacaaaaaggATACTTTTAA
- the LOC127854019 gene encoding uncharacterized protein LOC127854019 isoform X2, with protein MAESCISILKLLIMMKRKEIQRGIDQIEHAPQLTEKLKEMQKDIHRLKKENEELQQNRKSTERVNYSHAFNEKKLKKIEKELANTKQELDDANNRLSQLMGRKLTDNNPAIADLNDVNRPQNLGQRYSELYDNQWTDAFGSLQKDPSFEDERQIFDMLLNVLVKAMDFCKRNAEFHKRHITNTLLMRDDEKYRSELGSENARYARYALLITPYLQECFSICWLMCVQDPPVVFGSLPKHGAAFDKNAYKEFTQSGTNIDFVVWPAMFLFQGGNVLCKGVAQGKKTYTPGNSSSKSAWSSSPEDLKYDSYARKHEDKIRSRDTRSAGTSKTPAYGSHTTKGEDNIRSRNTPDFQSTTMHSSRSYDWRNRYSDARIPQYILDNFEMWSRIYPANDRKLMEAMGRDNYFRCVEYFKQKGYF; from the exons ATGGCGGAATCGTGTATAAGCATCCTTAAGCTGCTTATTATGATGAAAAGGAAGGAGATACAAAGAGGAATAGATCAG ATCGAACATGCTCCTCAACTGACAGAAAAGCTTAAGGAAATGCAGAAAGACATACACAGACTCAAAAAAGAAAACGAAG AACTGCAGCAAAACAGAAAAAGTACTGAACGGGTTAATTATAGTCACGCGTTTAACGAGAAAAAACTGAAGAAAATCGAAAAGGAGCTTGCGAATACGAAACAAGAATTGGATGACGCAAACAATAG ACTGAGTCAACTTATGGGGAGAAAATTGACAGACAACAATCCGGCTATCGCCGATCTGAACGACGTCAACAGACCTCAGAATCTTGGTCAGCGATATTCAGAATTGTACGACAATCAATGGACCGATGCCTTCGGTTCTTTACAGAAGGATCCTTCTTTTGAAGACGAGAGACAAATTTTTGACATGCTTCTAAACGTTCTTGTG AAAGCCATGGACTTTTGTAAAAGAAATGCTGAGTTTCACAAACGTCATATTACAAATACGCTTCTAATGCGAGACGATGAG AAATATCGGTCTGAGCTAGGCAGTGAAAATGCCAGGTATGCAAGATATGCGCTATTAATCACCCCATACCTGCAAGAATGTTTCTCCATCTGCTGGCTGATGTGTGTACAAGATCCACCAGTCGTGTTTGGGTCACTTCCCAAACATGGTGCAGCATTCGACAAGAACGCTTACAAGGAGTTCACACAGAGTGGTACCAACATTGACTTCGTGGTCTGGCCTGCGATGTTCTTATTTCAAGGTGGTAATGTTCTTTGCAAGGGTGTTGCTCAGGGCAAGAAAACATACACACCAGGCAACTCAAGTTCAAAGTCTGCTTGGTCATCGTCGCCTGAAGATCTGAAGTATGATTCGTATGCTAGGAAACACGAGGACAAAATACGCAGTCGAGACACAAGATCTGCTGGAACGTCGAAAACACCAGCTTATGGTTCTCATACTACTAAAGGTGAAGATAATATTCGAAGTCGAAACACACCTGATTTTCAGAGCACTACAATGCACTCCAGCAGGTCATACGATTGGCGTAATAGGTACAGCGATGCTCGTATACCACAATACATATTAGACAACTTTGAAATGTGGTCCCGAATATATCCAGCAAATGATCGCAAATTGATGGAGGCGATGGGGAGAGATAATTATTTCCGCTGTGttgaatatttcaaacaaaaaggATACTTTTAA
- the LOC127854234 gene encoding uncharacterized protein LOC127854234, whose product MSFARQPFPARTSSRNSNRGRTQLDSNVSQRKKTKPSDVNPPIKQRTKSIPEVSKNDDVHKADTTGKPQFKEGLAAECYRLEKELKETSNKIYELTSANDDLKTRLSSLLGAKLQDNNPNIADLSDPKRPTQLRDLFSGFYDDECTNSFEIIIKANKSEVVVVGMLLNACVAIYKRCTTKASTDLQDLLRDFAFNSSSDVQLLKQLKDKRKKITPNEQLQSEIASAMRELFGEETFQHKQIQAYVQKCLEICWSMAVQYPPVVMDTEIKRDGQPFDYAAYRPYTQSGPFFDFIVWPALYLNEGGGLLYKGVAQEMGSDESKVVKQNLQQTNQSSRKQTMK is encoded by the exons ATGAGTTTTGCAAGGCAACCGTTCCCAGCTCGGACTAGTTCTAGAAATTCTAATAGAGGAAG GACTCAACTTGATTCCAATGTGAGTCAAAGGAAGAAAACCAAACCGAGCGATGTCAATCCCCCTATCAAACAAAG AACCAAATCTATTCCAGAAGTGAGTAAGAACGATGATGTCCATAAAGCCGACACAACTGGAAAACCACAATTTAAAGAGGG GCTTGCTGCAGAGTGTTACAGACTGGAGAAAGAGTTAAAGga gacTTCCAACAAAATATATGAGCTGACCTCAGCTAATGACGACCTTAAGACAAG ATTGAGCTCGCTGCTCGGTGCTAAGCTGCAGGACAATAACCCGAACATTGCGGACTTAAGTGATCCAAAGAGACCTACACAGCTGAGAGATTTATTTTCTGGATTTTACGACGATGAGTGTACGAACAGCTTCgaaataattataaaagcaaacaAATCCGAGGTGGTCGTAGTGGGCATGTTGCTTAACGCTTGCGTG GCAATATACAAACGCTGTACAACCAAAGCTTCAACAGATTTACAGGATTTGCTTCGTGATTTTGCGTTCAATTCG AGTTCGGATGTACAATTGCTGAAGCAACTGAAAGACAAGCGGAAGAAAATAACACCAAATGAACAATTACAAAGC GAAATAGCAAGTGCCATGAGAGAATTGTTCGGTGAAGAAACTTTCCAACACAAACAAATCCAGGCGTACGTTCAAAAGTGTCTCGAAATATGCTGGTCAATGGCAGTACAATACCCGCCTGTTGTCATGGATACAGAGATCAAAAGGGATGGTCAACCGTTTGATTACGCAGCGTATCGACCGTACACACAGTCGGGTCCTTTTTTCGACTTTATTGTGTGGCCGGCACTATATCTCAACGAGGGTGGGGGCCTTCTTTATAAAGGAGTAGCTCAAGAAATGGGTTCAGATGAATCAAAAGTTGTAAAACAGAATTTACAGCAAACCAACCAATCGTCAAGAAAACAAACCATGAAGTGA